In Mycobacterium sp. Aquia_216, a genomic segment contains:
- a CDS encoding DUF779 domain-containing protein, with translation MSAPAAVVITAAAAQLLGRLQDRHGPVMFHQSGGCCDGSSPMCYPRGDFLVGDRDVLLGVLDVGADGVSVWISGPQYQAWKHTQLVIDVVPGRGGGFSLEAPEGMRFLSRGRIFSDDEKAQLEAIPVITGASYEEGARPSVRGAIIDQAVPETCPPRTR, from the coding sequence ATGAGTGCCCCGGCGGCCGTGGTCATCACCGCCGCGGCGGCCCAGCTGCTGGGCCGACTGCAGGACCGCCACGGTCCGGTGATGTTCCACCAGTCGGGCGGCTGCTGCGACGGGTCGTCACCGATGTGCTACCCGCGCGGCGACTTCCTCGTCGGCGACCGTGACGTCCTGCTGGGAGTCCTCGACGTGGGAGCCGACGGTGTCTCCGTGTGGATCTCGGGTCCGCAATACCAGGCCTGGAAGCACACTCAGCTGGTCATCGACGTGGTGCCCGGCCGCGGCGGCGGATTCAGCCTGGAGGCACCCGAAGGCATGCGATTTCTCAGTCGCGGCCGCATCTTCTCGGACGACGAAAAAGCCCAGCTAGAAGCCATCCCGGTGATCACCGGCGCGTCGTACGAGGAAGGCGCGCGCCCGTCGGTTCGAGGCGCGATTATTGACCAAGCCGTGCCGGAAACGTGCCCGCCTCGTACTCGGTAA
- a CDS encoding putative holin has product MIPLPRPWLLASALLIGTAVGLLAGVASTVLVHTRVRPDVAIALVVGLPSVAGLLTILFSGRRWVTMLGAFILAMGPGWFGVLVGIQVTSGG; this is encoded by the coding sequence GTGATCCCGTTACCCCGGCCCTGGCTGCTGGCCAGCGCGTTGCTGATCGGCACCGCGGTCGGGTTACTGGCGGGGGTGGCGTCGACCGTGCTCGTTCATACCCGAGTGCGCCCCGACGTCGCCATCGCGTTGGTGGTCGGGCTGCCCAGCGTGGCCGGGCTGCTGACGATCCTGTTCTCCGGACGTCGCTGGGTCACGATGCTGGGCGCGTTCATTCTGGCCATGGGACCCGGCTGGTTCGGGGTGCTCGTCGGCATCCAGGTGACCTCCGGTGGCTGA